The following nucleotide sequence is from Shewanella aestuarii.
CACAACCGCTAAAGGACTATCACCGAACTCTGCAAGCCGGATTACCTTAAATGCTGCTTTTTGATTGAATTTCCGCTTTGAATGGATGAAAAACAAATTAAAATCTTCAGTATTGTCTAGTTTGAAGCGACCATCAGAGCCTACTGTAGACACATACTCTAATTCATTTAATAACAAGTTATTTATGTGAAAATCTTCATACATTGTGACTGTACGAAAATGATCCATAACTACTTCATCGATAATTTGTTGGTCTGAAGGCAATGCTACTCTATCAACACCTTCTTGCGCATATTTCAAACTCGACTCAAGACCTTCCATTTTTCGTCTGTCGGTGTACCGGTATCGATCATGTAAGTCTGCTATATCAGGATGTGTCTTATAATACTCATTGCGCAGTTTCACCAATTGATTGCCATCATTTACATTTATGATAGCTTTGTTCAATGCATTGGTGATTGCATTCAACTGTGGTTCACCTAATTTAGAGACACTACTATCACTGAAACTTACTATAAACGAAGCGCATGAAATTTCTGTTTTGTTTGCATCAATACTGGCATCTGAATAGAAGTGGTGAGTCAGTGTTTTGCCAGAAGTTGCATTATTCAGTTCACGGCAACTTTTTTTGCTAATTTTTTCAGAATAATTATATGAATAAACTCTGAATTTCCAATCTTTAGTCAATCCTTTTACAAGATCACTTGATCTGCCAATCCCAACCTGGGATAAGCTTTCAATAGCTGCATTTCTAGCATCTTGAAAGTCTTTATTTAATTGGTCCTTTTTAGCTGACAATGCGGCTCTATCGGCCTCACCTTTTTCATAAGCACTTTTAGACTCATTATAAATTGGAAGGTAAGCATCAAACTCGGCTTTTACTTTTGTTAATGTTTTATTTTCTGCATCAAGTCTTGCCTGATAGATAGCGAGTAGTTTTGCTTTTTTTTCCTCTAAATCGAATGGCTTAACATCATCAATAAGTTGTACCAAGTCCATTTCGTCAATCAATTTATTGATCGCACTAATTTTTGCTTCAGATTCATTTATCCCACGTATTGCCTCGACCTTCGCTTCAAAGTCAGCTTTATCGTCAAACCAGTCTTTAATTGCGGATTCGTTTAGCGTATAGACATCGATGATTTCATCACCGAGTTTTCGCATAGCGGTATCATCCAACTTGCCAATATCGGGTCCTTGTGTACAACCTTGAGCAAATAGCACTGCAGCAATCATAGAAATTTTTAACTTATTCATTATCTATCCTTGGTAATTAATAACATAACTGCAAAATTGTCTCAGAAAATTTAAACAAATTGTCAAAATAAGGTGCTCAAAATCGAAACGCTAATTTATTACTATAAATAAATTTTGTGACAAAATTCATTTTGATGATTAGCAAATAAGAAGTGCAACGAGAATGATGCTGATGATTAAAATTTGACTTGTACGATAATCAAGCTCATAATCCAAATATTGACAGTATGAGGTAACATAGTTGAGCAATCGGGCAACCCTTAATTCATACATTCTCATCAACCACCAACGATTAGTTGTGGCATTAGATGAGCTGGCTAACTTTGTTTGTGAAAATGCATCGTTAATTCATATGTATAGACTTCCTAACCTCCCTTTAGGGGCAGAAGATGAACAACCTGAAAGCATTGAAATAAAGAATATTTTCGATGGTACAGACCAACAATCAAAATCATTTTTAAAGCAGGCGTTAACACAATTAGAGATAAACGCTTTTGAGGAAAACACATATCTAGCAAAACGGTATCCAGGACTGGTTGTGTTACCTCCTCTTTTAAAAGATGCTTTTCGTAAGTTAAACGATAGGGTTACTTCTCTTAGAGAAGAGTTTTACGCTTCAGTTAAAAGAGGATTCAAGAATCGCCAGTCAGTGCACGAAAATCTACACAAAATTTTGCCTAACCTTGTTTTATTGTCTGCGGTAAGAAATATAAGGTACGTAGAGCAAGATATAGATGAACTGGCATCTGTGAATTTTTATTGGCTGTCAAAGAAGATGGTTAAACACGTAAAGCATGAGTCGGCCACTGAAATTATCAATGATGGCGTAGCTAAATTACGTAATAAAGACTGCTTTGGTTTGACAAATGAAGAGTTACTAATTAGGCAAAAAAAAGAGTTAGAGTTGATTTCAAGGGTGCCTAAATCATCGAGTATTGTGGAAATTCGATATGCCCGAGTACAACCATTTATCGATGTTTGGGGGCGAAACGAATCGGATTCAAGAAACACTAAATTATTAGGGTTGAATGCTAGTTTACCAGTGATCATGTTTAGTATGCCACACCAGATAAAGCAGCTTTGTAATTATAATTACAAAGCACCAAAAAAAATCAATTTGCCGGTACTGATCCATAGAAAGCATTGGTATGTAAAATAAGGATAAATTATGATTTCTTCTATAGTTTTCGCTATTGGCGTGTCTTTAGGTGTTTCGGCCGATCAAGGTTATGAATTTCCAAAAGGCATTATTATTCGTGAATATAATGATATCCGTATTCGCGAGGTTACAGAGGTGAGTCACGCTCCAACTTTAATTACTGAGCAAGATAAGTACATTCACCAACTTTACCGCGAGCAATTTAAACGATTTAACCCACATTCATATTTCGACTTAACAGAAAAAACTAAAGCTGAAATTAAGCCTTTAAAACAGGGGAAGCCCCTTGAACGATTTAGCGTTCAAGTAGATCCCTACTTCATGGATCGATTTGATAAATGACCTATAGCCTATTTAAGAAAAATCCATTATATCAGGCAACGCTAGTTGCGCTACTGTTGCCATTTTGCGTATTCACCTTATCCAGTATAACGACGTTCGCACTTTACTCTTTCACAATACCCTTGTCCTACTTAGTTATTAGTGCTCTGCCATTGCTAGGGACCATGGTAAAGGTTACGATTAGAACAACTACTAAACAATTAGTTATTAGCCGGTCACTCATTGGATTTACATTTCATAGCAAAATTTTTCAGATTAATTCTGAAAATGATGTTTTTTGGGTCCAAGAAAGTAAAAATAAGCGATTACACACATTATATGTCGATAGTCGGACTACTGGACTTACAATCTCAGATTAAAAAAACTCGTGCTATAATCAATATATGACAAAAAAATTATCTTACATTGAAGCGCGTACACTAATTAGGGAAAATTTCGTATCCAGCGCACTTGAATATCAAGAATTTAGAAATTCTTGTGAAGCTTTACGCTCACAATTACCATCGCAGCCGTTGGTGTTTTATAAAGAGGACTGGAAGGGTTGGGATGAGTTTACTGGGGTTAAACACAAAGAGTTAGATATAGATATCAAGACTCTCCAAACGCTCGCTGAACATTTAAACTTACATACAAGATCTGAATGGGAACAAGCAATCAAAGAAAATATGCTAGGTGTCCCCATATCGATAAATAAAATTAAAGGTTTTTCTAATTGGAGTAACTTTCTAAGCAAATCTGAATACATCTCATTCAAAGAGCTACTTGTTTTCACTAGATCTCTATCTATTAAAACTCAAATGGATTGGCGTGAATGGTGCAAAAAAAATTCTCGACCAGATCGAGTACCATTTAATTTACGTAAAATTTATTATGATGATTATTTAGCAGAATGCCTTAATCAAAATGTAAGCTTTTGGAAATTTATATTTGTAGGTGAAGATTAGCCCTTAGATGTAGATTTTACATGCACATGCAAGGGCTAATATGTACTCCATTTTATACTCTATCTACCACCCACGAATCCAAAGTTAGACGGTGTTAACCGGGTCTCATTTTGTTGATTCATTTCACTTTCTTTTTCGTTTGTAGCTAAAGTGTTCTCACCATTATTCTCATTCGCTTGGGCTTTAATGGTTACTTTCTGTTCATCACTTATATTGTTACGTGAATCTGCAGAATTTTTACCATTAGCACCAACATCATTGCTGCCTGTGTCATTTGTTGGGCTTGAACTCATACCGACATCATTGGCTCCAACATCATTGCTGCCTGTGTCATTTGTTGAGCCTGACCCCATACCGACATCATTGGCTCCAACATCATTGCTGCCTGTGTCATTTGTTGGGCTTGAACTCATACCGACATCATTGGCTCCAACATCATTGCTGCCTGTGTCATTTGTTGGGCTTGAACTCATACCGATATCATTGGCACCAACATCATTGCTGCCTGTGTCATTTGTTGGGCTTGAACTCATACCGACATCATTGGCTCCAACATCATTGCTGCCTGTGTCATTTGTTGGGCTTGAACTCATACCGACATCATTGGCTCCAACATCATTGCTGCCTGTGTCATTTGTTGAGCCTGAACCCATACCGACATCATTGCGGCCTGCGTCATTTGTTGAAGTGTCTGAACCCACGCCAGCACTATTAACACCAACATCATTGCTGCCCGCATTATTTGTACCTACTGAATTGCTGCCTGTGTTATTTGTTGGGCTTGAACTCATACCGACATCATTGGCTCCAACATCATTGCTGCCTGTGTCATTTGTTGGGCTTGAACTCATACCGACATCATTGGCTCCAACATCATTGCTGCCTGTGTTATTTGTTGAAGTGTCTGAACCAACGCCAGCACTATTAACACCAACATCATTGCTGCCTGTGTCATTTGTTGAGCCTGAACCCATACCGACATCATTGCTGCCTGTGTTATTTGTTGAAGTGTCTGAACCCACACCAGCACTATTAACACCAACATCATTGCTGCCTGTGTTATTTGTTGAGCCTGAACCCATACCGACATCATTGCTGCCTGTGTTATTTGTTGAAGTGTCTGAACCCACACCAGCACTATTAACACCAACATCATTGCTGCCCGCATTATTTGTACCTACTGAATTGCGGCCTGCGTCATTTGTTAAAGGTGTCTCACTACCACGAACTGATCCAGTTTCTGTGTTACCCGTCTCAGCCTTGGCCACTCCACCCGATGCTGCTTGAGGGCTTGCTGTTTGAGGGGTATCACTACCACTGACAGAGCCTACTTCTGCTTTGGCCGTTTCGCCACTAGCCACATCGCCTTTAGCTACTTCGGCAACATGCGCTTCAGATTTAGCCGTTGAAGGTGTTTCACTGCCGCTAACCGAGCCAGCTTCAGCTTTACCCGTTTCGGCCTTGGCAACTTCGCCTTTAGCCACATCGCCTTTAGCTACTTCACCTTTGGCTACTTCACCCGATGCTGCTTGAGGGGTTGCAGTTTGAGGGGTATCACTACCACTGACCGAGCCTGCTTCTGCTTTACCCGTTACGGCCTTGGCGACTTCGCCACTAGCCACATCGCCTTTAGCTACTTCGGCAACATGCGCTTCAGATTTAGCCGTTGAAGGTGTTTCACTGCCGCTAACCGAGCCAGCTTCAGCTTTACCCGTTTCGGCCTTGGCAACTTCGCCTTTAGCCACATCGCCTTTAGCTACTTCACCTTTGGCTACTTCACCCGATGCTGCTTGAGGGGTTGCTGTTTGAGGGGTATCACTACCACTGACCGAGCCTGCTTCTGCTTT
It contains:
- a CDS encoding DNA replication terminus site-binding protein; this encodes MALDELANFVCENASLIHMYRLPNLPLGAEDEQPESIEIKNIFDGTDQQSKSFLKQALTQLEINAFEENTYLAKRYPGLVVLPPLLKDAFRKLNDRVTSLREEFYASVKRGFKNRQSVHENLHKILPNLVLLSAVRNIRYVEQDIDELASVNFYWLSKKMVKHVKHESATEIINDGVAKLRNKDCFGLTNEELLIRQKKELELISRVPKSSSIVEIRYARVQPFIDVWGRNESDSRNTKLLGLNASLPVIMFSMPHQIKQLCNYNYKAPKKINLPVLIHRKHWYVK